In Ferroplasma sp., a single window of DNA contains:
- a CDS encoding LSM domain-containing protein codes for MVNNNRTGYVPKPMETLKNSLSKNIMIDVRGNRTYSGVLEGYDIYMNLVLKNATETINNENKGTFGMMLLRGDNIIFVSPSGGE; via the coding sequence ATGGTAAATAATAATAGAACAGGTTATGTTCCAAAGCCCATGGAAACATTAAAAAATTCACTATCAAAAAACATAATGATAGACGTTAGGGGAAACAGGACATATTCAGGCGTACTTGAAGGATATGACATATACATGAATTTGGTGTTGAAAAACGCAACAGAGACTATAAACAACGAAAATAAGGGAACATTTGGCATGATGCTACTTCGTGGGGACAATATAATATTTGTATCACCATCAGGAGGGGAATAA
- a CDS encoding serine protein kinase RIO, which produces MNDKSALKQLIESDEFSNRLNLDRKTYGLVFDRRTLNAIYEVIKKYEIDYIDFPISSGKESLIFNVRLKSRQTRALKIYKMSTLKFSNTMEYIKGDYRFDKERINRSNVVYVWAQKEYTNLESLREVGINAPKPYGFYRNILLMSYLGTSRGPAPQIRDLQEGFNDIYEKLRKSMWLMYNKAGIVHADLSEYNILYYRKNPYIIDVGQSVSVKHPMAETFLERDIKNIVSFFSKKGVNCSIDELYNHIKGGIIA; this is translated from the coding sequence ATGAACGATAAAAGTGCACTGAAGCAGTTAATTGAATCGGATGAGTTTTCAAACAGACTAAATCTTGATAGAAAAACCTATGGGCTAGTATTTGATAGAAGGACACTTAATGCAATTTATGAAGTTATAAAAAAATATGAGATCGATTATATTGACTTTCCCATATCAAGTGGTAAAGAGTCCCTCATCTTCAATGTCAGGCTTAAAAGCAGGCAAACAAGGGCATTAAAGATATATAAAATGTCAACGTTAAAATTTTCCAATACCATGGAATACATAAAAGGTGATTACAGATTTGATAAGGAGAGGATAAACAGATCAAATGTTGTATATGTATGGGCACAGAAAGAATATACAAATCTTGAAAGCCTCAGGGAAGTGGGTATAAATGCTCCAAAACCCTATGGTTTTTATAGAAATATACTTCTCATGTCATATCTTGGGACTTCCAGGGGGCCTGCACCGCAGATAAGGGATCTACAGGAAGGTTTTAATGATATATATGAGAAGCTCAGAAAGTCTATGTGGCTTATGTACAATAAAGCCGGGATAGTCCACGCAGATCTCAGTGAGTATAACATACTTTATTACAGGAAAAACCCGTACATTATAGATGTTGGGCAGTCTGTTTCAGTCAAGCACCCAATGGCAGAAACATTTCTTGAAAGGGATATCAAAAATATAGTTTCATTCTTTTCAAAGAAAGGTGTAAACTGCAGCATAGACGAATTATATAATCATATTAAAGGTGGTATAATTGCTTGA
- a CDS encoding KH domain-containing protein, translating into MLDIGSIKIPFSRIGVLIGKEGSVKAKIEEEGKVKLEIDSENATVTVYQKNDPLKALMAMNAVQAIGRGFNPDKAMFLFDDSIQLIVISIKEFVKKDTKRINEIRGRLIGKDGHTREIIEDLTGTYISISGNTVSIIGDFISIQYAREAVNMILQGRKHKTVYAYLEKNSGELKFRKMEESFGGT; encoded by the coding sequence TTGCTTGATATAGGTAGTATTAAAATACCGTTTTCCAGGATAGGAGTTTTGATCGGTAAGGAAGGATCCGTAAAGGCGAAGATAGAGGAAGAGGGAAAGGTAAAATTAGAAATTGATTCTGAAAATGCCACAGTTACAGTTTACCAGAAAAATGACCCATTGAAGGCATTGATGGCCATGAATGCTGTACAGGCTATTGGCCGCGGATTTAATCCTGATAAAGCCATGTTTCTGTTCGATGACAGCATCCAGCTTATAGTTATATCAATTAAAGAATTTGTTAAAAAAGACACAAAAAGAATAAATGAGATCAGGGGGAGGCTTATAGGCAAGGACGGCCACACCAGGGAAATTATAGAGGATCTTACAGGCACATATATATCCATAAGCGGTAACACTGTTTCTATCATAGGAGATTTTATATCCATACAGTATGCAAGGGAGGCAGTTAATATGATACTTCAGGGAAGAAAACATAAGACAGTTTATGCATATCTGGAGAAGAATTCTGGGGAATTAAAGTTCAGAAAAATGGAAGAAAGCTTTGGCGGTACATAA
- a CDS encoding methyltransferase encodes MIRPCLGVSKFNADSTIKKLREQHLLDSRYQIEQAGNTVYVPLIMEIENSKYYDFRTRKTGIDDIIGDISRYGVDTGKLSYIRLGNSLIFKQKISYKTARIFSRMPGIENIYYEAGKIMGARRKPSLRLVFGPGGDTTVVEYGIKYIMNLQKVMFSPGNINTRSKMRSIKLSGYTVIDMFCGIGYFSLQVMKNSRPKRMICCDINPDSTYYLKQNILANKIAYPVEVLTGDSRTTIPFISADYIIMGNFNSPYFISAALIRSHPGTEISMHYLATAENIEKRESSIMVVARKMGFLLMCQSRHNVKSVSPSYIHVNSIFTVVRAI; translated from the coding sequence ATGATAAGGCCGTGCCTGGGAGTCAGTAAATTCAATGCAGATTCTACTATCAAAAAATTACGGGAACAGCATCTGCTAGACAGCCGCTATCAGATAGAACAAGCTGGGAATACTGTGTATGTGCCATTGATTATGGAGATAGAGAATTCAAAGTATTATGATTTCAGGACCCGAAAAACAGGAATCGATGACATAATAGGAGATATTTCAAGATATGGGGTCGATACCGGTAAATTGTCCTATATAAGACTGGGAAATTCTCTGATTTTTAAGCAAAAGATATCCTATAAAACTGCCAGAATATTTTCCCGGATGCCGGGAATAGAAAATATATACTACGAAGCTGGAAAGATTATGGGTGCGAGGAGAAAACCTTCCCTGAGGCTGGTATTCGGGCCTGGTGGAGATACAACGGTGGTGGAGTACGGAATTAAATACATTATGAACCTCCAGAAGGTTATGTTCTCGCCTGGGAATATCAACACGAGAAGTAAAATGCGTTCTATCAAACTATCAGGCTACACTGTAATAGATATGTTTTGCGGAATAGGCTATTTTTCCCTGCAGGTTATGAAGAATAGCAGGCCCAAAAGGATGATATGCTGCGATATTAATCCGGATTCCACATATTACCTTAAACAGAATATTCTTGCCAATAAAATAGCTTACCCGGTGGAGGTTCTAACAGGTGATTCACGTACTACTATTCCATTCATTAGTGCAGATTATATAATAATGGGTAATTTCAACAGTCCGTATTTTATAAGTGCCGCACTGATCAGATCACACCCGGGCACCGAAATATCCATGCATTATCTTGCAACCGCAGAGAACATAGAAAAGCGCGAAAGCAGTATAATGGTGGTGGCCAGGAAGATGGGTTTTCTTTTAATGTGCCAATCAAGGCATAATGTGAAGTCTGTTAGCCCCAGCTATATTCATGTAAACTCAATATTTACAGTTGTCCGGGCCATATGA
- a CDS encoding 50S ribosomal protein L37e → MSNGTSSMGKANNKKIHIRCRRCGHNSYNVREKRCSYCGFPSPRIRHYNWAKAK, encoded by the coding sequence ATGAGCAATGGAACTTCATCAATGGGAAAGGCAAATAATAAAAAGATTCACATAAGATGCAGAAGATGTGGGCATAATAGCTACAACGTTAGGGAAAAAAGGTGTTCTTACTGTGGATTTCCTTCCCCGAGAATCAGACATTATAACTGGGCAAAAGCCAAGTGA
- the hemL gene encoding glutamate-1-semialdehyde 2,1-aminomutase: protein MRSSNLFKEAMDIFPMGVNSPVRYYSPEPVMFQQARGSRAIDVNGKEYIDYSMGFGPMILGHANPEVGMKIKEQVDRGILFGSLSENEIKLGKKIKNAVKSIDMLRFTNSGTEATMHAIRVARGFTGRKYILKMEGGYHGAHDYALIKSGSGTMTFGVPSSSGVPEEVSRTVLVGQYNDTESIEKLFREYGNEIAAVITEPVLGNIGVVNPKKDFLKSLREITEKYSSLLIFDEVITGFRFAFSGYQDIIGIKPDITTMGKIIGGGAPVGMFGGRSDVMEKIAPAGNVYEAGTFSGNPLTMAAGVATLDILKTKDYSQINGYAERLEKELNSMISEYGINAVVNRCYSMFQIFFNKKNVTDYSTATQSDTAKFNKMFHGLLEKGIFFPPSQFETEFISFAHNENDFQATVDAMSAVLKCL from the coding sequence ATGAGATCATCAAATTTATTCAAAGAGGCGATGGATATATTCCCGATGGGTGTAAATTCCCCCGTTAGATACTATTCACCAGAGCCCGTAATGTTTCAGCAGGCCAGGGGCTCCCGGGCCATAGACGTTAATGGTAAAGAATACATAGATTACTCAATGGGTTTTGGTCCCATGATACTGGGCCATGCAAATCCTGAGGTGGGAATGAAAATAAAAGAGCAGGTAGATCGAGGTATCCTGTTCGGATCCCTTAGTGAAAACGAAATTAAATTGGGCAAAAAAATAAAAAACGCTGTTAAATCTATAGATATGCTTCGCTTTACTAACTCTGGAACAGAGGCAACAATGCATGCGATAAGGGTAGCCAGGGGATTTACAGGGAGAAAATACATCCTGAAAATGGAGGGCGGATACCATGGTGCCCATGACTATGCCCTTATAAAGTCCGGAAGTGGAACAATGACCTTCGGTGTCCCATCGTCTTCCGGGGTTCCAGAGGAGGTCTCCAGAACAGTTCTTGTTGGGCAGTATAATGATACTGAAAGCATAGAAAAATTGTTCAGGGAATATGGAAATGAAATAGCCGCAGTAATTACAGAACCGGTTCTTGGGAATATCGGCGTTGTCAATCCGAAGAAGGATTTTTTAAAATCTCTCAGGGAAATAACTGAAAAATACTCATCCCTGCTGATATTTGATGAGGTTATCACAGGATTCAGATTTGCCTTCAGTGGATACCAGGATATAATAGGAATAAAGCCAGATATTACAACTATGGGCAAAATAATCGGTGGAGGTGCCCCAGTTGGAATGTTCGGCGGAAGGAGCGATGTAATGGAGAAAATTGCCCCGGCAGGAAATGTATATGAAGCAGGTACCTTTTCCGGCAATCCCCTTACCATGGCAGCAGGAGTGGCGACACTGGATATATTAAAGACAAAGGATTATTCACAGATAAATGGCTACGCGGAAAGACTTGAGAAAGAATTAAATTCAATGATCAGTGAATATGGAATAAATGCTGTGGTAAATAGATGCTATTCAATGTTCCAGATATTTTTCAACAAAAAAAATGTTACAGATTACAGTACAGCAACCCAGTCAGATACAGCTAAATTTAATAAAATGTTCCACGGTCTTCTGGAAAAGGGAATTTTCTTCCCACCCAGCCAGTTTGAAACAGAATTTATAAGCTTTGCGCACAATGAGAATGATTTCCAGGCAACTGTAGATGCCATGTCCGCGGTGTTAAAATGTCTATAA
- the hemC gene encoding hydroxymethylbilane synthase → MSIILGTRDSELALIQAESVKVALELAGYDVKIKKFTSRGDSNRNIPLYRMSSTGVFVDELNERVVKGEIDLAVHSAKDIPSTMADSLEISAVLKREDYRDVLISNTPLEEMKDADKLGTSSMRRIRQAKTVNAHVQISDIRGNIDTRVYKYMSGNYSGIIIAKAAYNRMKLDMEHFELSEDQFLPAPNQGIIAIVGSKDSESSDIARSINHKETYSDMENERYIVKKLNLGCSMPAGILSEGGAVKTRFYSLKSDEYTDLNFNGTNMESITERIREAIAGYGYF, encoded by the coding sequence ATGTCTATAATACTGGGAACAAGAGACAGCGAGCTTGCGCTTATTCAGGCAGAAAGCGTAAAGGTCGCCCTGGAACTGGCCGGATACGATGTGAAAATAAAAAAATTTACATCAAGAGGTGATTCTAATAGGAACATTCCCCTGTACAGGATGTCATCTACAGGAGTTTTTGTTGATGAGCTCAATGAGAGGGTAGTTAAAGGGGAAATAGACCTGGCTGTTCATAGTGCCAAGGATATTCCATCCACCATGGCTGATTCACTTGAAATAAGTGCAGTTCTTAAAAGGGAAGATTACAGGGACGTGTTAATATCAAATACCCCACTGGAGGAAATGAAGGACGCTGATAAACTTGGCACATCCAGTATGAGAAGAATTAGGCAGGCAAAAACCGTGAATGCACATGTGCAAATATCGGATATAAGGGGAAATATCGATACCAGGGTATATAAATACATGTCAGGCAACTACTCCGGAATAATTATAGCTAAGGCTGCATACAATCGGATGAAGCTTGACATGGAGCATTTCGAGTTATCTGAGGATCAGTTCCTGCCTGCGCCGAATCAGGGAATAATAGCCATAGTTGGCAGTAAGGATTCAGAATCATCTGACATAGCAAGAAGTATTAACCACAAAGAAACATACAGTGATATGGAAAATGAAAGATATATAGTTAAGAAACTCAACCTTGGGTGCTCCATGCCTGCAGGAATACTTTCTGAGGGCGGTGCAGTTAAAACCCGCTTTTATTCATTGAAATCTGATGAATACACTGACCTTAATTTCAATGGAACAAATATGGAATCAATAACGGAGAGGATAAGGGAGGCGATAGCCGGATATGGGTACTTCTAA
- a CDS encoding uroporphyrinogen-III synthase, which translates to MGTSNYIITTRPEGKFKPMDTRCISIKNVPLTKIVRNGPQEEIIQDMIQNRPGIIVITSSVGASEFFKYYYKYTDSPHIIAIGDKTADEIKKYTGDVSVPAARNSYGVITMLENYLNFRIALFRSNESNNIINDWLKQRNANFTEYHIYNVVKLENNGIKELFMDKDCRGILLTSSMEAEIFHEVLGDAKITKNIYAIGKVTEKTLQKYGYDVSFTGNSDFDSTIKYIDNENC; encoded by the coding sequence ATGGGTACTTCTAATTATATTATAACAACAAGGCCTGAGGGAAAGTTTAAACCCATGGATACCCGATGCATATCAATAAAAAACGTACCACTTACGAAGATCGTAAGGAATGGGCCGCAGGAGGAGATTATCCAGGATATGATTCAAAATAGGCCAGGAATTATTGTTATCACCAGTTCTGTTGGGGCATCTGAATTTTTTAAATACTATTATAAATATACGGATAGTCCCCATATTATTGCTATTGGTGATAAAACTGCAGATGAAATTAAAAAATATACCGGAGATGTTTCTGTTCCGGCGGCCAGAAATTCCTATGGCGTTATAACCATGCTGGAAAATTATCTTAATTTTAGAATAGCCCTATTTCGCAGTAATGAATCTAATAATATTATCAATGACTGGCTTAAACAAAGAAATGCAAATTTCACGGAGTACCATATATATAACGTTGTGAAACTTGAAAATAATGGAATAAAAGAGCTGTTTATGGATAAAGATTGCAGGGGCATACTGCTAACATCATCAATGGAGGCTGAAATATTCCATGAAGTGCTGGGGGATGCTAAAATTACTAAAAACATATATGCCATCGGAAAAGTAACAGAGAAAACTCTTCAAAAGTATGGATACGATGTTTCCTTTACAGGCAACTCTGATTTTGATTCAACAATAAAATACATAGATAATGAAAACTGTTAG
- a CDS encoding NusA-like transcription termination signal-binding factor translates to MNEITLDNQTIGFIKLFESYTRTNVFECLENEEMVLFVVGEHKLAEIFKKHENIITDLKAKINKRIVMAEFSPDLLTFTKNLFYRYGVNEINLIWKDNVTNIFIGIAPENIGKAIGKDSRNIKLMRDAISRYFKIKNVIIKQR, encoded by the coding sequence ATGAATGAGATAACACTGGATAACCAGACAATAGGATTTATAAAATTATTTGAGAGCTATACTAGAACAAATGTGTTCGAATGCCTTGAAAACGAGGAGATGGTATTATTCGTTGTGGGAGAGCATAAGCTTGCTGAAATATTTAAAAAACACGAGAATATAATTACTGACCTGAAGGCAAAGATAAACAAAAGAATAGTCATGGCAGAGTTCTCCCCTGACCTGCTTACTTTTACAAAAAATCTTTTTTACAGATACGGAGTAAACGAAATAAATTTGATATGGAAGGACAATGTAACAAATATATTCATCGGCATAGCACCTGAAAATATCGGGAAGGCAATAGGCAAGGATAGCCGCAACATTAAATTAATGCGTGATGCCATTTCAAGATATTTCAAAATAAAGAACGTTATAATAAAACAGAGATAA
- a CDS encoding alpha/beta hydrolase-fold protein, with product MTLEAELLNINSSVLKGNPLGDPVERKILVFHPDRLIKDAPLLIELAGLNGTPKLNNRFSQVLKKLYSKNMLENSVIINPDFSTKYHVNQYINSPGAGNYEDFIIKEIIPYISEKYKTGNVGLFGKSSGGFGAYTIASNHPDIISGFADHFGDSGFEYVYIPDIPVAYGELHGTSVHDYLEEKSRKQDLTDEEIRTLNIIGMSAFYSYDTENGTPELPFDTDTGMFREDIWKKWSGYDPVRNIDSRIENLKKLKAIYMDVGTKDEYSLFMGMRTLHDKMETLGIKHSYQEFNGGHFYNTPRYEESLPYLAKKLSE from the coding sequence ATGACGCTTGAGGCAGAACTGCTGAACATAAATAGTAGTGTACTGAAAGGAAATCCTCTTGGGGACCCTGTTGAACGGAAGATACTTGTATTCCATCCTGACCGGCTAATAAAGGATGCACCGCTTTTGATTGAGCTTGCCGGGTTGAATGGAACTCCAAAGCTTAATAACAGATTCTCCCAGGTTTTGAAGAAGCTTTACAGTAAAAATATGCTGGAAAACTCTGTAATTATAAACCCTGATTTTTCAACAAAATATCATGTGAACCAGTACATCAACTCTCCCGGTGCCGGAAACTATGAAGACTTCATAATTAAAGAAATAATACCCTATATTTCAGAAAAATATAAAACCGGAAATGTTGGGCTCTTCGGGAAATCCTCCGGTGGGTTCGGGGCTTACACTATTGCATCAAATCACCCGGACATTATCAGCGGTTTCGCAGACCATTTTGGGGATAGTGGTTTCGAATATGTGTACATACCGGATATCCCTGTTGCCTATGGTGAATTGCACGGCACCTCTGTACATGATTACCTTGAGGAAAAGTCCAGAAAGCAGGATCTAACGGATGAGGAAATAAGGACACTCAACATAATCGGCATGTCTGCATTTTATTCCTATGATACTGAAAATGGCACACCAGAACTACCATTCGACACAGATACCGGAATGTTCCGTGAGGATATCTGGAAGAAGTGGTCTGGATATGACCCTGTTAGAAACATAGATTCTAGGATTGAAAATCTGAAAAAATTGAAGGCAATATATATGGATGTTGGAACAAAAGATGAATACAGCCTCTTTATGGGAATGCGTACATTACACGATAAAATGGAAACACTGGGTATCAAACATTCCTATCAGGAATTCAACGGTGGGCATTTCTATAATACACCACGCTACGAAGAGTCGCTTCCATATCTCGCTAAAAAATTAAGTGAATAA
- a CDS encoding phosphate-starvation-inducible PsiE family protein gives MPNRMDINFIDAVSLLLRLLLLIAFVAVILHMFIGMYDTVLGALRDPASTESAIYNFIDIIVEDSLLAVVIFEIYESIIQFFHGEGDTILYIINAAISFTTREIILTIFAAHVFRPVDTYELMGFSALILALAGTRYLFILADKNKKPLKAQ, from the coding sequence ATGCCGAACCGTATGGACATTAATTTTATTGATGCTGTATCGCTTCTGCTGCGGCTCCTCCTCCTTATTGCCTTCGTGGCGGTGATCCTGCATATGTTCATTGGAATGTATGATACCGTGCTCGGCGCCTTGAGGGACCCAGCATCCACAGAAAGCGCTATTTATAACTTTATTGACATTATAGTTGAGGATTCCCTTCTTGCTGTTGTTATATTTGAAATATATGAAAGCATAATACAGTTTTTCCACGGCGAGGGTGACACCATACTTTATATTATAAATGCAGCCATATCATTTACAACCAGGGAAATAATACTTACTATTTTTGCCGCACACGTATTCAGGCCTGTAGATACCTATGAACTGATGGGATTTTCTGCGCTTATTCTTGCACTTGCTGGAACAAGGTATCTGTTTATACTTGCAGATAAAAATAAAAAACCGTTAAAAGCTCAATAG
- the eif1A gene encoding translation initiation factor eIF-1A translates to MVDKEDDNGENITRVITPNKRKGEIYGIVEKLSGASRLTVMCEDGSTRNCRIPGKMKKRMWIREGDLVIVKPWDFQDEKGDIVYRYTRTQAMYLSRNRMLPEIIDVFNER, encoded by the coding sequence ATGGTTGATAAAGAAGATGACAATGGAGAAAATATTACGAGGGTTATTACGCCCAATAAGAGAAAGGGAGAGATATACGGCATAGTTGAAAAATTATCCGGGGCCTCCAGGCTAACAGTTATGTGCGAAGATGGTTCCACAAGAAACTGCAGAATACCGGGAAAAATGAAAAAAAGAATGTGGATAAGGGAGGGTGACCTTGTCATAGTAAAGCCCTGGGATTTCCAGGATGAAAAGGGCGATATAGTATATAGATATACCAGAACCCAGGCAATGTACCTGAGCAGGAACAGGATGCTGCCGGAAATAATAGATGTATTCAATGAACGATAA
- the rpoA2 gene encoding DNA-directed RNA polymerase subunit A'', protein MMSLIWRDTKKNIGLISENLPCSYAVEYMPETKIETGYISTDKQNIDYEVKISEISKYEPADKVIQKRKTGLKAILKIESIRKIDRTPISEFKMEKGFKELTSFALGEKFHVEYREKEEFKMSDDALSVMKDAESRGYSIPVSLAYKLIKYKNSLPSDKYEKLLKRVDLELKKREIDPFEAVGIIAAQSIGEPGTQMTMRTFHFAGVVEMNVTLGLPRLIEIVDARRIPSTPSMTIYLTEKYKNNQEKVMELIKSLENTTIIDVADIITDVGEMSLTIKLDKNKSRDRLVTMGDLLSALEKKKGIIYNQVDDESIAIKLQQESFKVLYQKQEELKTTPIKGVSKISRAIGRVDPKEGGWVIYTQGSNLREVLNIEGVDATRTTTNDIIEIENVFGIEAARNAIYREAENTLSEQGLNVDKRHLMLVADMMTFSGAVRAVGRQGISGRKSSVLARAAFEITSKHLLKAGLLGEIDPLAGVAENIIVGQPITLGTGAIDLVYKGNKK, encoded by the coding sequence ATGATGTCGTTGATATGGAGAGATACTAAGAAAAACATCGGACTTATTTCTGAAAATTTACCCTGCAGCTATGCTGTTGAGTATATGCCCGAAACCAAGATAGAGACAGGCTATATCTCCACAGATAAGCAGAATATAGATTATGAGGTAAAAATATCGGAAATTTCAAAGTATGAGCCGGCTGATAAGGTTATACAGAAAAGGAAGACCGGTTTAAAGGCTATACTTAAAATTGAAAGCATCAGAAAGATAGACAGAACGCCTATCAGTGAATTTAAGATGGAAAAAGGGTTCAAGGAATTAACGTCCTTTGCACTCGGTGAAAAATTCCACGTTGAATACAGGGAAAAAGAAGAATTTAAAATGTCTGATGATGCATTATCAGTAATGAAGGATGCGGAATCAAGGGGATACAGTATACCTGTATCACTTGCATATAAACTCATAAAATATAAAAACAGCCTTCCATCTGACAAATACGAGAAGCTTCTGAAGCGGGTTGACCTCGAACTCAAAAAAAGGGAGATAGATCCTTTCGAGGCTGTGGGCATTATAGCCGCGCAGAGTATTGGCGAGCCGGGAACACAGATGACTATGAGAACATTCCACTTTGCAGGTGTTGTTGAGATGAACGTTACCCTTGGATTGCCTAGGCTCATAGAAATTGTGGATGCCAGGAGAATACCGAGCACGCCTTCCATGACAATATACCTTACGGAAAAATACAAAAATAACCAGGAAAAGGTCATGGAGCTTATTAAAAGCCTGGAAAATACAACAATAATAGATGTTGCGGACATTATAACTGATGTTGGGGAGATGAGCCTTACAATTAAGCTCGATAAGAATAAGAGCCGTGACAGGCTTGTCACCATGGGGGACTTACTCTCAGCGCTGGAAAAGAAAAAGGGGATAATATATAATCAGGTAGATGATGAAAGCATAGCAATAAAATTGCAGCAGGAATCATTCAAGGTACTCTATCAGAAACAGGAAGAACTAAAAACCACACCCATTAAGGGTGTCAGCAAGATTAGCAGGGCTATAGGTAGGGTAGACCCCAAGGAAGGTGGATGGGTAATTTATACCCAGGGATCAAACCTGCGGGAGGTTCTGAATATAGAGGGCGTTGATGCAACAAGAACAACAACAAACGATATTATAGAAATAGAGAACGTCTTCGGGATAGAGGCTGCCAGGAATGCCATTTACCGTGAGGCTGAAAATACGCTAAGTGAGCAGGGGCTTAACGTTGATAAGAGGCATTTAATGCTTGTGGCGGATATGATGACATTTTCCGGTGCAGTAAGGGCAGTAGGAAGGCAGGGAATTTCAGGAAGAAAAAGCAGTGTACTTGCCAGGGCAGCATTTGAAATAACATCTAAACATCTACTGAAGGCCGGGCTTCTTGGAGAGATTGACCCACTTGCAGGAGTTGCTGAGAACATCATTGTGGGCCAGCCCATAACACTGGGAACAGGTGCCATAGACCTTGTATATAAGGGTAACAAAAAATAA